In Roseomonas fluvialis, one genomic interval encodes:
- a CDS encoding twin-arginine translocase TatA/TatE family subunit, with protein sequence MGSFSIWHWLVVLLVILLLFGSGKISGLMGDLAKGIKSFKANIKEDEKDASMEAQAPATPPAGNIQGPQQGTATAAQAQPAQPGSRPAA encoded by the coding sequence ATGGGTTCGTTCAGCATCTGGCATTGGCTTGTCGTGCTGCTGGTCATCCTGCTGCTGTTCGGCAGCGGCAAGATCAGCGGCCTGATGGGCGACCTGGCCAAGGGCATCAAGTCGTTCAAGGCGAACATCAAGGAAGACGAGAAGGACGCCTCGATGGAAGCCCAGGCCCCGGCCACGCCGCCGGCCGGCAACATCCAGGGCCCGCAGCAGGGCACGGCTACCGCCGCGCAGGCGCAGCCGGCCCAGCCCGGCAGCCGCCCCGCGGCCTGA
- the mtnC gene encoding acireductone synthase has protein sequence MNRPRPECILTDIEGTTTAIAFVKDTLFPFAAAALDGFLDAQGDDPQVAAILAEVPGPDQRATLRAWMAADAKVTPLKSLQGLIWRAGYEDGRLHGHLWPDVASCLRAWAQAGVTLAVYSSGSVPAQKLLFGHSVAGDLTPVFAGFFDTTVGTKRDPASYAAIAATLGIPPADILFLSDVAEELDAAAAAGLRGCQLVRTADGTQPCPRHVQAADFPAVARLYALPAPVAPPVATR, from the coding sequence GTGAATCGGCCGCGCCCAGAATGCATCCTGACCGACATCGAGGGGACCACCACCGCCATCGCCTTCGTGAAGGACACGCTGTTCCCCTTCGCGGCGGCCGCGCTGGACGGCTTCCTTGATGCGCAGGGCGATGACCCGCAGGTCGCCGCCATCCTGGCCGAGGTGCCTGGGCCGGACCAACGCGCCACGCTGCGCGCCTGGATGGCGGCCGATGCCAAGGTCACGCCGCTGAAGTCCCTGCAGGGCCTGATCTGGCGCGCCGGCTACGAGGATGGCCGCCTGCACGGCCACCTCTGGCCCGACGTCGCGTCCTGCCTGCGCGCCTGGGCGCAGGCGGGGGTCACACTCGCGGTCTATTCCTCCGGGTCGGTCCCGGCGCAGAAGCTGCTGTTCGGCCACTCCGTCGCGGGCGACCTGACGCCGGTCTTCGCCGGCTTCTTCGATACCACGGTCGGCACCAAGCGCGACCCCGCATCCTACGCCGCCATTGCCGCCACGCTCGGCATCCCGCCCGCCGACATCCTGTTTCTGTCCGACGTGGCGGAGGAGCTCGACGCCGCTGCTGCCGCCGGCCTGCGCGGCTGCCAGCTCGTGCGCACGGCAGACGGCACACAGCCCTGCCCGCGCCACGTGCAGGCCGCCGACTTCCCGGCGGTGGCCCGCCTCTATGCCCTGCCTGCGCCTGTGGCGCCGCCCGTCGCAACCCGGTAG
- a CDS encoding class I SAM-dependent methyltransferase: MNRLLEDLSSNFRRTDTDSARHLWSCDDRTFLAAARPDPDWPRQYFGPAYAALADRFAGNPAARTQRDIDTIRTVIAEHLPARPRILDIPCGTGRHANALAAQGLEVTGLDLQPDYLRTARTEGSASYAAADMRALPVATASIDLVLNMWNSLGYFLNPADEAATLAEFRRVLRPGGMVLVQQDLDAPAALEGRWLQHMKAPLDDGAWLLVRQVPDASLGGLACLSWVVLPGQDPFQGPAFFLRLRDDAAWARDAQAAGFATVAIARTPPGVAPHETVVLLKA, translated from the coding sequence ATGAACCGGTTGCTCGAAGACCTCTCCAGCAACTTCCGCAGGACCGACACGGACAGCGCCCGCCACCTTTGGTCCTGCGACGACAGGACCTTCCTGGCCGCCGCGCGCCCCGATCCCGATTGGCCACGGCAGTATTTCGGCCCGGCCTACGCGGCGCTGGCCGACCGCTTCGCGGGCAACCCCGCGGCACGCACGCAACGTGACATCGACACGATCCGCACCGTCATCGCCGAACACCTGCCAGCCCGCCCGCGCATCCTCGACATCCCCTGCGGCACCGGGCGCCACGCGAACGCACTGGCGGCGCAGGGCCTCGAGGTCACTGGCCTCGACCTGCAGCCTGACTACCTGCGCACCGCCCGTACCGAAGGCAGCGCCAGCTACGCCGCCGCCGACATGCGCGCCCTGCCGGTCGCCACGGCCAGTATCGACCTGGTGCTGAACATGTGGAACTCGCTCGGCTACTTCCTCAACCCCGCCGACGAAGCCGCCACCCTGGCCGAATTCCGCCGCGTGCTGCGCCCGGGCGGGATGGTGCTGGTGCAGCAGGACCTGGACGCGCCGGCCGCGCTGGAAGGGCGCTGGCTGCAGCACATGAAGGCGCCGCTCGACGACGGCGCCTGGCTGCTGGTGCGCCAGGTGCCGGATGCGTCCCTCGGCGGGCTCGCCTGCCTGTCCTGGGTCGTGCTGCCGGGCCAGGACCCCTTCCAGGGCCCGGCCTTCTTCCTGCGCCTGCGCGACGACGCCGCCTGGGCGCGGGATGCGCAGGCGGCGGGCTTCGCGACCGTCGCGATCGCCCGCACGCCGCCCGGTGTGGCGCCGCACGAGACGGTGGTGCTGCTGAAGGCCTGA
- a CDS encoding acetamidase/formamidase family protein, translating into MSEPTRVAASLDTIRWGAFDASFPPVATIDPGQVVILECLSGGPEVMPPQEKMMAVHPVLREVHAKLPRLGAHVITGPVAVRGAEPGDALRIDIEKIELGADWGFCGFRPLFGTLPEDFPYRRTLHIPVDRAAMTCKLPFGPKEGGMDLPLAPFFGVMGVAPPADWGMINTKEPRAIGGNLDNKELTEGSTLYLPVFNEGALFSAGDGHGVQGDGEVCINALEICLTGHFRLSLVKGGGAKDPVLKFPRAETRTHYITMGMNEDLDLAMKQALREMIAFICSRTNLSDADAYQFCSLAVDFHVTQTVNGEKGVHGMLKKGLLF; encoded by the coding sequence ATGAGCGAACCCACCCGCGTTGCCGCATCGCTGGACACCATCCGCTGGGGCGCCTTCGACGCGTCCTTCCCGCCCGTCGCCACCATCGACCCTGGCCAGGTGGTGATCCTGGAATGCCTCTCCGGCGGGCCGGAGGTGATGCCGCCGCAGGAGAAGATGATGGCGGTGCACCCCGTGCTGCGGGAGGTCCACGCGAAGCTCCCGCGCCTGGGCGCGCACGTCATCACCGGCCCCGTCGCGGTGCGCGGCGCCGAGCCCGGCGACGCGCTGCGCATCGACATCGAGAAGATCGAACTCGGCGCCGACTGGGGCTTCTGCGGCTTCCGCCCCCTGTTCGGCACGCTGCCAGAAGATTTTCCCTACCGCCGCACCCTGCACATCCCGGTCGACCGCGCCGCGATGACCTGCAAGCTGCCCTTCGGCCCGAAGGAAGGCGGGATGGACCTGCCGTTGGCACCCTTCTTCGGCGTGATGGGCGTCGCACCCCCGGCCGACTGGGGCATGATCAACACCAAGGAACCGCGCGCCATCGGCGGCAACCTCGACAACAAGGAACTGACCGAGGGCAGCACGCTGTACCTGCCGGTGTTCAACGAGGGCGCGCTGTTCTCCGCCGGCGACGGCCACGGCGTGCAGGGCGATGGCGAGGTCTGCATCAACGCGCTGGAAATCTGCCTGACCGGGCATTTCCGCCTGTCCCTGGTGAAGGGGGGCGGCGCCAAGGACCCGGTGCTGAAATTCCCGCGCGCGGAGACGCGCACCCACTACATCACCATGGGCATGAACGAGGACCTGGACCTCGCGATGAAGCAGGCGCTGCGCGAGATGATCGCGTTCATCTGCTCGCGCACGAACCTGTCCGACGCCGACGCCTATCAGTTCTGCTCGCTGGCGGTGGACTTCCACGTCACCCAGACGGTGAACGGGGAGAAGGGGGTGCATGGGATGCTGAAGAAGGGGCTGCTGTTCTGA
- a CDS encoding aspartate/glutamate racemase family protein, translating to MRILLANPNTTEGITALMAAAARATAAPGTEIKPVTAGFGAAVIGSRMEMVVGDYASLALVAREAEGCDAVIVAAAIDSGLRAIKQMLPVPVVGLTESAIHAANLTGGRFGLVVSSTRTGAVMREMVEGYGLGSRLAGIRALGSDASAVYGDLEGSARAITTAACQLAEEDLAESVVLIGAVMAGMPARIADRVPVPVIEGVSAAVVLAEGLARLGLRKPALGSFAPPGKRSVTGVDPALAARLDGAG from the coding sequence ATGCGAATCCTGCTGGCCAACCCCAACACCACCGAGGGCATCACCGCGCTGATGGCCGCCGCCGCGCGCGCCACCGCCGCCCCGGGCACCGAGATCAAGCCGGTGACCGCCGGCTTCGGCGCCGCGGTGATCGGCAGCCGCATGGAGATGGTGGTCGGCGACTACGCCAGCCTGGCCTTGGTCGCGCGCGAGGCCGAGGGCTGCGATGCCGTCATCGTCGCCGCCGCCATCGACAGCGGCCTGCGCGCCATCAAGCAGATGCTCCCGGTGCCGGTTGTGGGCCTGACGGAATCCGCCATCCATGCGGCGAACCTCACGGGCGGACGCTTCGGCCTGGTGGTCTCCTCCACCCGCACCGGCGCGGTGATGCGCGAGATGGTGGAAGGCTATGGGCTGGGCTCGCGCCTGGCCGGCATCCGCGCCCTCGGCAGCGATGCCAGCGCGGTCTATGGCGACCTCGAGGGCAGCGCGCGCGCCATCACCACCGCCGCCTGCCAACTGGCCGAGGAGGACCTCGCGGAATCCGTCGTGCTGATCGGCGCCGTGATGGCGGGGATGCCCGCGCGCATTGCCGACCGGGTGCCGGTGCCGGTGATCGAGGGCGTCAGCGCCGCCGTCGTGCTGGCCGAGGGGCTGGCGCGGCTCGGCCTGCGCAAGCCGGCTCTGGGCAGCTTCGCGCCGCCGGGCAAGCGCAGCGTGACGGGCGTGGACCCAGCGCTCGCCGCCCGGCTCGACGGTGCCGGATAG
- a CDS encoding Bug family tripartite tricarboxylate transporter substrate binding protein has product MHPTTRRALFGAGALLAAAPAFAQTALPDRPLRMILPVGPGGLTDAVGRILAEQMGAALGRTVVSENVAGAGSTLGALALLRAPADGMTLMTATNNHPVMNLLYPSFQHDPATAFAPVALAARQTFMLVVHKDVPATDMPGLIAWLRREGAAVNLGAGTPGTTNAMAGELLKATLNLDFTIVPYRAMANIVQDLITGRTQMMIDTPTVLRPLVDSGAVRALATTGAQRGAPDPSLPTMIEGGVPGFDVSAWQIIYVRADTPAPVLATLRAAARDALANPATVERLARIGVDTWPDTSPEAAQAHLRAEIERWAPLAARIRAG; this is encoded by the coding sequence ATGCATCCCACCACCCGCCGTGCCTTGTTCGGCGCCGGCGCGCTGCTCGCCGCCGCGCCCGCCTTTGCCCAGACCGCCCTGCCCGACCGGCCGCTGCGGATGATCCTGCCGGTCGGCCCCGGCGGGTTGACCGATGCGGTCGGGCGCATCCTGGCGGAGCAGATGGGCGCGGCGCTCGGGCGCACGGTGGTGTCGGAGAATGTCGCGGGCGCGGGCAGCACGCTCGGCGCGCTGGCGCTGCTGCGCGCGCCGGCCGACGGCATGACGCTGATGACGGCGACCAACAACCACCCGGTGATGAACCTGCTCTATCCGAGCTTCCAGCACGATCCCGCGACGGCCTTCGCGCCGGTCGCGCTGGCGGCGCGGCAGACCTTCATGCTGGTGGTGCACAAGGACGTGCCGGCCACCGACATGCCGGGGCTGATAGCCTGGCTGCGGCGCGAGGGGGCAGCGGTGAACCTCGGCGCCGGCACGCCCGGCACCACGAATGCGATGGCGGGAGAATTGCTCAAGGCCACGCTGAACCTCGATTTCACCATCGTGCCCTACCGGGCGATGGCGAATATCGTGCAGGACCTGATCACTGGCCGCACGCAGATGATGATCGACACGCCGACCGTGCTTCGGCCGCTGGTGGACTCCGGCGCGGTGCGCGCGCTGGCCACCACCGGGGCGCAGCGCGGCGCGCCGGATCCATCGTTGCCGACGATGATCGAGGGTGGCGTGCCGGGCTTCGACGTCAGCGCCTGGCAGATCATCTATGTGCGGGCGGATACGCCGGCGCCGGTGCTCGCCACGCTGCGCGCCGCCGCGCGGGATGCGCTGGCCAATCCCGCCACGGTGGAGCGCCTGGCGCGGATCGGCGTGGACACCTGGCCGGACACGTCGCCCGAGGCGGCGCAGGCGCATCTGCGCGCCGAGATCGAGCGCTGGGCGCCGCTCGCCGCGCGCATCCGCGCGGGGTGA
- the corA gene encoding magnesium/cobalt transporter CorA, translated as MLTTWTVEDGRCRLREGAVSDITAVLPEDARAAAAAACDPDNLRRAVWIDLLNPTLAEEKAVQDALRLEIPTREEMQEIESSSRLYREDDALFLTANFLYGVDNGEYGSTAISFVLTNTTLVTVRYATPKAFSVFGVRAQKQPTTLLVSPDAVMLHLFEQIVDRLADILERVAADMDRASQRTFRVARPDAKANRRGDQMKETLITLGQVGEVTTRTSETLLGLNRILAFVGAEKASAVRKEHQPLIKTLVRDVRSLVEHATFLNAKAQFLLDAVLGVINVEQNNIIKTFTVASVALMPPTLIASIYGMNFKFMPELDWAAGYPIALCMMVVSAILPVLYFRRKGWL; from the coding sequence ATGCTCACGACCTGGACGGTCGAGGACGGCCGCTGCCGCCTGCGCGAGGGCGCCGTCTCCGACATCACTGCCGTCCTGCCCGAGGATGCGCGCGCCGCCGCCGCCGCGGCCTGCGACCCCGACAACCTGCGCCGCGCGGTCTGGATCGACCTGCTGAACCCCACCCTGGCCGAGGAGAAGGCGGTGCAGGACGCGCTGCGCCTCGAGATCCCGACCCGCGAGGAGATGCAGGAGATCGAGAGCTCCTCGCGCCTGTACCGGGAGGATGACGCGCTGTTTCTCACCGCCAACTTCCTCTACGGCGTGGACAACGGCGAATACGGGTCGACCGCCATTTCCTTCGTGCTGACCAACACCACGCTGGTCACGGTGCGCTACGCCACGCCCAAGGCCTTCTCGGTGTTCGGCGTGCGCGCGCAGAAGCAGCCCACCACGCTGCTGGTCTCGCCCGATGCGGTGATGCTGCACCTGTTCGAACAGATCGTGGATCGCCTGGCCGACATCCTGGAACGCGTTGCCGCCGACATGGACCGTGCCTCCCAGCGCACCTTCCGCGTTGCGCGGCCCGACGCCAAGGCGAACCGCCGCGGCGACCAGATGAAGGAAACGCTGATCACGCTCGGCCAGGTCGGCGAAGTCACCACGCGCACCTCGGAAACCCTGCTCGGCCTCAATCGCATCCTCGCCTTCGTGGGGGCCGAGAAGGCCTCTGCCGTCCGCAAGGAACACCAGCCGCTGATCAAGACGCTGGTGCGCGACGTGCGCTCCCTGGTCGAGCACGCGACCTTCCTCAATGCCAAGGCACAGTTCCTGCTCGATGCCGTGCTCGGCGTCATCAACGTGGAGCAGAACAACATCATCAAGACCTTCACCGTGGCCTCGGTCGCGCTGATGCCGCCCACGCTGATCGCCAGCATCTACGGCATGAACTTCAAGTTCATGCCGGAGCTCGACTGGGCCGCGGGCTATCCGATCGCGCTGTGCATGATGGTGGTCAGCGCCATCCTTCCGGTGCTGTATTTCCGCAGGAAGGGCTGGCTGTAG
- a CDS encoding methylthioribulose 1-phosphate dehydratase: MTFAEAAAAIVAAGRRMDAQGWVPATAGNFSARLADGTIAVTRSGCHKGFLGTDDVIRVDAAGAPLDPGARPSYETLLHCGIYRRFPGAGAVLHGHSVANTVLSRRAGSAIRLAGYELLKAFPGGPTHDTAADLPVVDNDQDIARMQAGLDALWDATPDAPPGYLIRCHGVYVWGADMDAALMRLEALEFMLLCELEDGRRTP, encoded by the coding sequence ATGACCTTCGCGGAGGCAGCCGCCGCCATCGTCGCGGCCGGCCGGCGCATGGATGCGCAAGGCTGGGTGCCCGCGACGGCCGGGAATTTCTCCGCCCGCCTGGCCGATGGCACCATCGCCGTGACGCGATCGGGCTGCCACAAGGGCTTCCTCGGTACCGACGACGTGATCCGGGTGGATGCCGCCGGCGCGCCGCTCGACCCGGGTGCCAGGCCCTCCTACGAAACGCTCCTGCATTGCGGCATCTACCGCCGCTTCCCCGGGGCCGGCGCCGTGCTGCACGGCCATTCCGTCGCGAATACGGTGCTGTCACGCCGCGCGGGGTCCGCCATCCGCCTGGCCGGCTACGAACTGCTCAAGGCCTTCCCCGGTGGTCCGACGCACGACACGGCGGCGGACCTGCCCGTGGTCGACAACGACCAGGACATCGCGCGGATGCAGGCCGGCCTCGATGCGCTGTGGGACGCGACACCGGATGCCCCGCCGGGCTACTTGATCCGCTGCCACGGCGTCTATGTCTGGGGTGCCGACATGGACGCCGCACTGATGCGCCTCGAGGCGCTGGAATTCATGCTGCTCTGTGAACTCGAAGACGGGAGACGCACGCCATGA
- a CDS encoding 1,2-dihydroxy-3-keto-5-methylthiopentene dioxygenase — protein MSLLTIRDAATGAETLRTEDPVAIAAALKPIGVRFERWPLADLPAGAEADAVLAAYRPQLDAFLRESKAGTADVIRLTADHPQKDAIRAKFNAEHIHTEDEVRFFHEGAGNFVMHVDGRIYDAHCTRGDLISVPANTKHWFDAGEVPHVTALRVFTDTTGWTPHYTGSDIAARVPVTVEAA, from the coding sequence ATGAGCCTGCTGACCATCCGCGACGCCGCCACCGGCGCCGAGACGCTGCGCACCGAGGACCCCGTGGCCATCGCCGCGGCGCTCAAGCCGATCGGCGTGCGCTTCGAACGCTGGCCGCTCGCCGACCTGCCCGCCGGCGCCGAGGCCGACGCCGTGCTCGCCGCCTATCGCCCGCAACTCGACGCCTTCCTGCGCGAGAGCAAGGCCGGCACCGCCGACGTCATCCGACTGACCGCCGACCACCCGCAGAAGGACGCGATCCGCGCCAAGTTCAACGCCGAGCACATCCACACCGAGGACGAGGTCCGCTTCTTCCACGAGGGTGCGGGCAATTTCGTCATGCATGTGGACGGCAGGATCTACGACGCGCACTGCACCCGCGGTGACCTGATCTCGGTGCCCGCCAACACCAAGCACTGGTTCGATGCCGGCGAGGTCCCGCACGTCACGGCGCTGCGCGTCTTCACCGACACCACCGGCTGGACGCCGCACTACACGGGGTCCGACATCGCCGCGCGCGTCCCGGTCACGGTCGAGGCGGCGTGA
- a CDS encoding TerC family protein has translation MEFFSAEWLGKPLWMWKGFLAVVVVLLAFDLGVLNRKDKEMGIAQSLWLSAFYIGFATLYGAGIWWAYEAGELTTSDGTHAGVAFFTGFFIEKALSIDNVFVISLIFTYFAIPRMYQYRALVWGIIGVIVLRGIMIALGAALVQQYSWVLYIFGAFLIATGIKMLVVPEGEQDISKNPVVKFMRRHMRVSDNLHGQKFFVREPDPVSGKMVRVATPLFLALVVINIADLIFAVDSVPAIFAITTDTFIVYTANIMAILGLRALYFALAAMVHRFHYLKYALALVLVFIGGKIFWNQIVGKVDPAISLGVTLAMILGGIFYSLWKTRKDTPVPVA, from the coding sequence ATGGAATTCTTTTCGGCTGAATGGCTCGGCAAGCCCTTGTGGATGTGGAAGGGCTTCCTGGCCGTCGTGGTGGTGCTGCTCGCCTTCGACCTGGGCGTGCTGAACCGCAAGGACAAGGAAATGGGGATCGCCCAGAGCCTGTGGCTCTCGGCCTTCTACATCGGCTTCGCCACCCTGTACGGCGCGGGCATCTGGTGGGCGTACGAGGCTGGCGAGCTCACCACCAGCGACGGCACCCATGCCGGCGTGGCGTTCTTCACCGGCTTCTTCATCGAGAAGGCGCTGTCGATCGACAACGTCTTCGTCATCAGCCTGATCTTCACGTATTTCGCGATCCCGCGGATGTACCAGTACCGCGCGCTGGTGTGGGGCATCATCGGCGTGATCGTGCTGCGCGGCATCATGATCGCCCTGGGTGCGGCCCTGGTGCAGCAGTATTCCTGGGTGCTCTACATCTTCGGCGCCTTCCTGATCGCCACCGGCATCAAGATGCTGGTCGTGCCCGAGGGTGAGCAGGACATCTCGAAGAACCCGGTCGTGAAGTTCATGCGCCGCCACATGCGCGTGTCCGACAACCTGCACGGCCAGAAGTTCTTCGTGCGGGAGCCAGACCCGGTCTCGGGCAAGATGGTGCGCGTCGCCACGCCGCTGTTCCTGGCGCTGGTGGTGATCAACATCGCCGACCTGATCTTCGCGGTGGACAGCGTGCCGGCGATCTTCGCCATCACGACCGACACCTTCATCGTCTACACCGCGAACATCATGGCCATCCTGGGCCTGCGGGCGCTGTACTTCGCCCTGGCGGCGATGGTGCATCGCTTCCACTACCTGAAGTACGCGCTGGCCCTGGTGCTGGTGTTCATCGGCGGCAAGATCTTCTGGAACCAGATCGTGGGGAAGGTGGATCCGGCCATCTCGCTCGGCGTCACGCTGGCGATGATCCTGGGCGGCATCTTCTACTCGCTGTGGAAGACGCGGAAGGACACGCCGGTTCCGGTGGCGTGA